The following are encoded in a window of Helicobacter ganmani genomic DNA:
- a CDS encoding N-acetylmuramoyl-L-alanine amidase family protein, with protein MIRFFLLFCLFCSGLLAEVKILSVQQLQNGIVLNFNQIIKPTDFKNFLLQSQEKLRYVYDIESQLQGSARVFEFQGDVRVKVAQNSQEKVRLVITSSEQLKIELKINKKQATFTIPNAKLAQSNFSIASLFEPQIPANQSKEIQKKQTPVKTESSKSSPKKQEKTTPKTAHTTKSYSNKINKTIVIDPGHGGKDCGAMGVDRVCEKKIVLNIGKYLRDELKKRGYKTYMTRDKDVFIGLRQRTNFANNKNADLFISIHANAISENKAKFEGVESYFLSTARSERAKKVAALENKDDTEGMNYFSKQSFLNTLNTQRIVASNRLAIDIQYGMLQSLRPKYATLDGGVREGPFWVLVGAIMPSVLLEVGYITHPKEGKRLNQTAFQKTIAKGIADGVDGYFQKNP; from the coding sequence ATGATTAGATTTTTTCTCCTATTTTGTTTATTTTGTAGTGGATTATTAGCAGAAGTTAAAATTCTTTCGGTGCAACAACTGCAAAATGGCATTGTTTTAAATTTTAATCAAATAATTAAACCAACAGATTTTAAAAATTTTCTTTTGCAAAGTCAAGAAAAATTACGTTATGTTTATGATATAGAATCCCAATTACAAGGGAGTGCAAGAGTTTTTGAGTTTCAAGGCGATGTGCGAGTGAAAGTGGCTCAAAACTCTCAAGAAAAAGTGCGTTTAGTTATTACAAGTTCGGAACAATTAAAGATTGAATTGAAAATTAATAAAAAACAAGCAACCTTTACGATTCCTAATGCTAAATTGGCGCAAAGCAATTTTTCCATTGCCTCACTTTTTGAGCCTCAAATCCCTGCCAATCAATCCAAAGAAATACAAAAAAAACAAACTCCTGTAAAGACAGAATCGTCAAAGTCAAGCCCCAAAAAACAGGAAAAAACAACCCCTAAGACAGCCCATACAACAAAAAGTTATTCCAATAAAATAAACAAAACCATTGTGATTGACCCAGGACACGGAGGTAAAGATTGTGGAGCAATGGGCGTAGATAGAGTGTGTGAGAAAAAAATTGTGTTGAATATCGGTAAATATTTGCGTGATGAGTTGAAAAAACGCGGTTATAAAACTTATATGACGCGCGATAAAGATGTATTTATTGGGTTGCGGCAGCGCACAAATTTTGCCAACAATAAAAATGCCGATTTGTTTATTTCAATCCACGCTAATGCAATTTCGGAGAATAAGGCAAAATTTGAGGGAGTTGAAAGTTATTTTTTATCCACTGCTAGGAGTGAGCGTGCTAAAAAAGTTGCTGCATTAGAAAATAAAGACGATACAGAGGGAATGAATTATTTTTCTAAGCAGTCTTTTTTAAATACCTTAAATACGCAACGCATTGTGGCTTCTAATCGTCTAGCTATTGATATTCAGTATGGTATGTTGCAGTCTTTGCGCCCTAAGTACGCAACCCTAGATGGTGGTGTGCGTGAGGGACCCTTTTGGGTGCTTGTGGGGGCGATTATGCCTTCTGTTTTGCTTGAAGTAGGCTATATTACACACCCCAAAGAAGGTAAAAGACTGAATCAAACCGCTTTTCAAAAAACGATTGCCAAAGGCATTGCTGATGGCGTAGATGGCTATTTTCAAAAAAATCCCTAA
- a CDS encoding RelA/SpoT family protein, translating to MEFLKQVAEITSPKAALELLYSMVEETPNIQNAIAFATELHKEQKRRSGEPYIVHPLLVACIVAYFGGDEVMVCAALLHDVVEDTDATLEDIKCNYGEDIASLVDGLTKIVAIRAEELPASHSNEKLVVAALSFRKMLITSVKDVRVLVVKLCDRLHNMLTLGALPPNKQRRISEETLVVYSPIAHRLGISSLKNELEDRSFYYIFPQEYRKIEEYFLSHKQTIQLKLNAFIQKVRKSLVQEGVPESEFSIASRIKRHYSIYLKMQRKGISIDEVLDLLAIRVIVKNPLDCYKVLGILHLKFKPIMSRFKDYIALPKENGYQTIHSTLFDDSAIFEVQIRTEDMHKSAEYGIAAHWKYKTGGNSGPSLDWLNKLQFQNNSIEEFYELVKNDLYREDIVVFSPDGDNYSLPIGAVVLDFAYAVHTDIGNRAKEAYVNNQKSSLLTTLKSGDIVKIIMAKDTILRCSWIDAVKTSRAKSQIKMNCATRIKEIERKSAINIIATIFGKSAEEIEDYITKNDLEDTIYRATTDIGFLKDIKNRIKNFYKQNAGFLEQIKIRILKLKELRFDNLVIETNHTINQAVFDYCCHPKFGDSIIAFKSGSKAFVHHKLCERAYLEIQKGVKMLYVDWLEDKLQTYKLIVALENQKGVLANFLSFLAKHDINVLGVELGSQKSTYATHCELRFESSITEIKELKNLLGNNYKIIEVHALKDAYAD from the coding sequence TTGGAATTTTTGAAACAAGTTGCAGAAATCACAAGCCCTAAAGCAGCGTTAGAGTTGTTATATTCTATGGTAGAGGAGACACCAAATATCCAAAATGCAATTGCTTTTGCTACGGAATTGCACAAGGAACAAAAAAGGAGAAGTGGCGAACCTTATATTGTGCATCCTCTGCTTGTTGCGTGCATTGTGGCGTATTTTGGCGGAGATGAAGTAATGGTGTGTGCAGCACTTTTGCACGATGTGGTAGAGGATACAGACGCGACATTAGAGGATATTAAGTGCAATTATGGTGAGGATATTGCTTCACTTGTAGATGGTTTGACAAAAATCGTTGCGATTCGTGCAGAAGAGTTGCCCGCGTCCCATTCTAATGAAAAACTCGTCGTAGCAGCCTTGAGTTTCCGTAAAATGCTCATTACCTCTGTCAAAGATGTGCGTGTGCTTGTTGTGAAACTTTGCGATAGATTGCACAATATGCTAACGCTTGGTGCTTTGCCCCCCAATAAACAAAGGAGAATTTCTGAGGAAACACTTGTTGTTTATTCTCCTATCGCCCATCGTTTAGGAATCTCCTCTTTGAAAAATGAGCTAGAGGACAGAAGTTTTTATTATATTTTTCCTCAAGAATACCGCAAGATAGAGGAATATTTTTTAAGCCACAAGCAAACGATTCAGCTCAAACTCAATGCCTTTATCCAAAAAGTGCGCAAAAGTCTTGTGCAAGAGGGCGTTCCAGAGAGTGAGTTTAGCATTGCAAGTCGGATTAAACGGCATTATTCTATCTATCTTAAAATGCAACGTAAAGGCATTTCTATTGATGAGGTTTTAGATTTATTAGCAATCCGCGTGATAGTCAAAAATCCTTTAGATTGCTATAAAGTCTTGGGGATTTTGCATTTGAAGTTTAAGCCCATTATGTCGCGCTTTAAAGATTATATTGCTTTGCCAAAAGAAAATGGTTATCAAACGATTCATAGCACCTTATTTGATGATTCTGCTATTTTTGAAGTGCAGATTCGCACAGAGGATATGCACAAAAGTGCAGAATATGGAATCGCAGCGCATTGGAAATATAAAACCGGTGGGAATAGCGGTCCAAGTCTTGATTGGCTTAACAAGCTGCAATTTCAAAATAATTCTATTGAAGAATTTTATGAGCTTGTAAAAAATGATTTATATCGTGAGGATATTGTAGTTTTCTCTCCTGATGGCGATAATTATTCTTTGCCAATTGGTGCGGTGGTGTTGGATTTTGCCTATGCGGTGCATACAGACATTGGGAATCGCGCAAAAGAGGCTTATGTGAATAATCAAAAATCCTCTTTGCTGACTACATTGAAAAGTGGCGATATTGTAAAAATCATTATGGCAAAAGATACGATTTTACGATGTTCTTGGATTGATGCGGTGAAAACCTCTCGTGCAAAAAGCCAAATCAAGATGAATTGTGCAACGCGTATTAAAGAAATTGAGCGCAAAAGTGCGATTAATATTATTGCAACGATTTTCGGTAAAAGCGCAGAAGAGATTGAGGATTATATAACAAAAAATGATTTAGAGGATACAATTTATCGTGCGACAACGGATATTGGATTCTTAAAGGATATTAAGAATCGTATTAAGAATTTTTATAAACAAAACGCTGGATTTTTGGAGCAGATTAAAATCAGAATCCTAAAACTCAAAGAATTGCGTTTTGACAATCTTGTGATTGAAACCAATCATACGATTAATCAAGCGGTTTTTGATTATTGCTGCCACCCAAAATTTGGGGATTCCATTATCGCATTTAAGAGCGGTTCTAAGGCGTTTGTGCATCATAAGCTTTGCGAGCGAGCATATTTGGAGATTCAAAAAGGCGTTAAAATGCTTTATGTAGATTGGTTGGAGGATAAGTTGCAAACTTATAAACTTATCGTTGCGTTAGAGAATCAAAAGGGAGTATTGGCTAATTTCTTGTCTTTTTTAGCAAAGCACGATATTAATGTTTTAGGTGTGGAATTAGGCTCACAAAAGAGTACTTATGCAACGCATTGTGAATTGCGGTTTGAATCTAGTATTACCGAAATTAAAGAGCTTAAAAATCTTTTAGGGAATAATTATAAAATCATAGAAGTGCATGCGTTAAAAGACGCGTATGCAGATTAA
- a CDS encoding NAD(P)H-hydrate dehydratase: MKNLFLSTQELDKNATKSFNLPAELLMENAASGMYYFIKNRFLSNPFETPKKVLLVCGSGDNGADCLALARMLCGICEVHLFLPKGAKSPLCLTQLQRLEILQTNSKLNLRFLKSLKSAMDYEIIIDGIFGAGFRGTLDLEITKILRILNQSYAIKIACDIPSGITKSGALGGEVAFKSDFTLTMGALKIALFCDEAKDFVGEVHLINLGLSEEVFAPNSSFKLLERSDFKPPHRIAQNTNKGDFGHLCVYAGEKIGAGVLSALAGLRSGAGLVSVASKAKIQNLPFSLMNPQEIPQNTTAMLLGMGFGIESPLPNLKNLKNLPLLLDADIFYHSLFLEILQTHKQILLTPHPKEFTQILKVCNLATISTQDLQKDRITYALKFCNTYPHAILVLKGANTLICKDKNIYINPFGANILAKGGSGDILAGIIGGLLAQGRTPLDSAICGVLLHSFCAQEIAKKCNDFSFSPLDLIEQIRYI, translated from the coding sequence ATGAAAAATTTATTTTTAAGCACACAAGAATTAGACAAAAATGCAACAAAAAGCTTTAATCTACCCGCAGAATTGCTAATGGAAAATGCCGCAAGTGGAATGTATTATTTCATCAAAAATCGCTTTTTATCTAATCCTTTTGAAACTCCCAAAAAAGTATTACTTGTTTGTGGGAGTGGCGACAATGGCGCAGATTGTTTGGCACTAGCTAGAATGCTTTGTGGAATCTGTGAAGTGCATCTCTTTTTGCCCAAAGGCGCAAAAAGCCCTTTATGCCTAACGCAGCTCCAACGACTAGAAATATTGCAAACAAACTCTAAATTGAATTTACGATTCTTAAAGTCCTTAAAATCTGCAATGGACTATGAGATAATCATTGATGGAATCTTTGGAGCAGGTTTTAGAGGGACATTAGACTTAGAAATAACCAAAATCTTACGCATTCTTAATCAATCCTATGCAATCAAAATTGCCTGTGATATTCCAAGTGGAATCACAAAAAGTGGCGCACTAGGTGGAGAGGTAGCCTTTAAGTCGGATTTTACACTCACAATGGGTGCATTAAAGATAGCATTATTTTGCGACGAAGCAAAAGATTTTGTGGGTGAAGTGCATTTGATAAACTTAGGTCTTAGCGAGGAAGTTTTTGCGCCAAATTCTAGCTTCAAACTACTAGAGAGGAGTGATTTCAAACCTCCGCACAGAATCGCACAAAACACAAACAAAGGAGATTTTGGACATCTGTGCGTCTATGCAGGAGAAAAAATCGGTGCGGGTGTATTAAGCGCACTTGCGGGCTTACGTAGCGGGGCTGGACTTGTGAGTGTAGCAAGCAAAGCAAAAATCCAAAATCTCCCTTTTAGCCTGATGAATCCGCAAGAGATTCCACAAAATACAACAGCAATGTTGCTTGGTATGGGTTTTGGCATAGAATCTCCCTTACCAAATTTAAAAAATCTTAAAAATCTCCCTTTATTACTAGATGCGGATATTTTTTATCATTCTTTATTTTTAGAAATTCTACAAACCCACAAACAAATCCTTTTAACACCCCACCCAAAAGAATTTACACAAATCCTAAAAGTATGCAACCTTGCAACAATTTCTACGCAAGACTTGCAAAAAGACAGAATCACCTATGCACTAAAGTTTTGCAATACCTATCCACACGCAATTTTAGTGCTCAAAGGAGCAAATACACTGATTTGCAAGGATAAAAACATTTATATCAATCCTTTTGGCGCAAATATTCTAGCAAAAGGAGGAAGTGGGGACATATTAGCAGGAATCATTGGTGGGCTTTTAGCGCAAGGGCGCACTCCTCTAGATTCCGCGATTTGTGGTGTTTTATTGCATAGCTTTTGCGCACAAGAAATTGCGAAAAAATGCAATGATTTTTCATTTAGTCCTCTTGATTTAATTGAGCAAATCCGCTACATTTAG
- a CDS encoding thiazole synthase: protein MNHQLLKIGNQTFQSRLIVGSGKYKNFQTTFDATIASEAEIITVAVRRVNITNPNEENLLDYFRESKIQFLPNSAGCTKAEEAITLFRLTREATGIEFIKLEIIGDTQKTLYPDVLETLKACEILAKDGFCVLAYSNDDPIMARHLENAGASAVMPLAAPIGSGLGIQNRYNIAFIKEAINVPLIVDAGVGCASDAAIAMELGADAVLTNTAIAQAQNPILMAQAMRDAVRAGRASYLAGRIPKKPYATASSPIEGLANLS, encoded by the coding sequence ATGAATCATCAACTTTTAAAAATCGGAAATCAAACCTTTCAAAGTCGCCTTATCGTGGGTAGCGGCAAATACAAAAACTTTCAAACCACCTTTGACGCGACGATTGCCTCGGAAGCAGAAATCATCACGGTTGCCGTTAGACGCGTTAATATCACGAATCCCAACGAGGAAAATCTGCTAGACTATTTCAGGGAAAGCAAGATTCAGTTTTTGCCAAACTCTGCGGGTTGCACTAAGGCAGAGGAAGCCATTACCCTTTTTCGCTTAACGCGTGAAGCCACAGGCATTGAGTTTATCAAACTAGAAATTATTGGCGACACACAAAAAACACTTTATCCCGATGTCTTAGAGACATTAAAAGCTTGTGAAATTCTAGCAAAAGATGGCTTTTGCGTGCTTGCATATAGCAACGATGACCCCATTATGGCGCGACATTTAGAAAATGCTGGTGCAAGTGCAGTAATGCCTCTTGCAGCACCTATTGGTAGCGGGCTTGGCATACAGAATCGCTACAATATCGCCTTTATCAAAGAGGCTATCAATGTGCCACTTATCGTAGATGCGGGTGTGGGTTGCGCCTCTGATGCTGCGATTGCAATGGAGCTTGGAGCAGACGCAGTGCTAACAAACACAGCCATAGCTCAAGCACAAAACCCGATTCTAATGGCACAAGCTATGCGTGATGCAGTGCGTGCAGGACGCGCAAGTTATCTTGCAGGTAGGATTCCAAAAAAACCTTATGCTACTGCAAGCTCCCCCATAGAAGGGTTAGCTAATCTCTCTTGA
- the pyrH gene encoding UMP kinase, translating to MAKRVLVKYSGEALSGESGFGIESKILDYLARELKTLVEAGIEVGIVIGGGNFIRGVSVSQGGLIRRTSGDYMGMLATMINGVAMQEALEYYGLDVRVQSALEIKEVCETYINRRAIRHLEKGRVVIFVAGTGNPFFTTDTAATLRAVEIGAEMIIKATKVDGVFDKDPAKFDDAVMLRQIGYDQALKDNIKVMDDTAIALAKDNTLPIVVCNMLREGNLLKIIQGDSGAVYSKVSNEN from the coding sequence ATGGCAAAACGCGTTTTGGTTAAATATTCGGGCGAAGCATTGTCTGGTGAAAGCGGCTTTGGGATTGAGAGTAAAATTTTGGATTATCTTGCAAGGGAGCTTAAAACACTTGTGGAAGCTGGAATTGAAGTTGGAATCGTGATTGGTGGGGGGAATTTTATCCGTGGCGTGAGTGTATCTCAAGGTGGTTTGATTCGGCGTACAAGCGGAGATTATATGGGAATGCTTGCAACAATGATTAATGGCGTTGCAATGCAAGAAGCTTTAGAATATTATGGCTTAGATGTGCGCGTGCAAAGTGCGCTAGAGATTAAAGAAGTGTGTGAAACCTACATTAATCGGCGTGCGATTCGGCATTTAGAGAAAGGACGCGTTGTGATTTTTGTAGCAGGCACAGGGAATCCCTTTTTTACTACTGATACCGCGGCTACTTTGCGTGCAGTGGAGATTGGAGCAGAGATGATTATCAAAGCAACCAAAGTAGATGGCGTTTTTGACAAAGACCCTGCAAAGTTTGATGACGCAGTGATGTTGCGCCAAATCGGCTATGACCAAGCTCTTAAAGATAATATTAAAGTGATGGACGACACTGCAATTGCGCTTGCAAAAGACAACACATTGCCGATTGTTGTATGCAATATGTTGCGCGAAGGAAATTTGCTGAAAATCATACAAGGCGATTCTGGTGCAGTGTATTCTAAAGTATCCAATGAAAATTAA
- a CDS encoding manganese efflux pump MntP produces MVYLEILLLGITLAVDASIVAFSYGLYEKWCIQNGLKIALVTAFFQALMPIFGWVIIKFANDSFSQIADSFDHWITFLVFLVLGLKIIKDSYTTKEEQELHKILSLWVLLLIGIATSIDALAAGMLIFSQNAPLFKSASLIGGITFLCVILAYSLSKTLTKIPTRILEISAGCILIALGLKVLIEHTLIN; encoded by the coding sequence ATGGTATATTTAGAGATTCTTTTGCTTGGAATCACTTTGGCAGTTGATGCGTCTATTGTTGCATTTTCTTATGGATTGTATGAAAAATGGTGCATACAAAACGGATTGAAAATCGCATTAGTAACTGCATTTTTTCAAGCACTTATGCCCATTTTTGGCTGGGTTATAATAAAATTTGCAAACGATAGTTTCTCACAAATTGCTGATTCTTTTGACCATTGGATTACTTTTCTTGTCTTTTTAGTCTTAGGATTAAAAATCATTAAAGATTCCTATACAACCAAAGAGGAGCAAGAATTGCACAAAATCCTTTCATTATGGGTTTTACTCCTCATTGGAATCGCTACGAGCATAGACGCACTTGCTGCGGGTATGCTCATCTTTTCACAAAATGCACCTTTATTTAAAAGCGCTTCTTTGATTGGAGGTATTACCTTTTTATGTGTAATTCTTGCCTACTCTCTTAGTAAAACCCTTACCAAAATCCCTACACGCATTCTTGAAATCAGTGCGGGCTGTATTTTGATTGCATTAGGGCTTAAAGTATTAATTGAACACACTTTAATTAACTAA
- the tyrS gene encoding tyrosine--tRNA ligase, with translation MNVESQISTALEEIKRGTQEIIGLETIEDLVSAYFKEGKTFTIKAGFDPTAPDLHLGHTVLLQKLATFQKYGAKVYFLIGDFTGMIGDPSGKSETRKPLSKEQVLANAKTYEEQVIKVLDADKMEIVFNSVWLDKLGTRGMIELAAKFSVARMLERDDFEKRFKAQNPISIVEFFYPLLQGYDSVALNCDIEFGGTDQKFNLLMGRHLQRAYGLNKGQSVVMVPLLEGLDGVHKMSKSLGNYVGITQEPKEMFGRLLSISDSLMWRYYELLSTKTLQEIELLKEGVAKGSLHPKAVKEDLAVEIITRYYDKGCALNAKEEFAKVFVKEELPSEMPEFKKPCGIWIAQLLSECNLCTSNSEALRLIKQGGVKLNSQKVEDSKINLNQGEYILQVGKRKFAKIIIQ, from the coding sequence ATGAATGTAGAATCTCAAATTAGCACTGCTTTAGAAGAGATTAAACGCGGTACGCAGGAGATTATCGGACTAGAAACCATTGAAGATTTAGTAAGTGCATACTTTAAAGAAGGCAAAACTTTTACAATTAAAGCAGGTTTTGACCCGACTGCACCTGATTTGCATTTGGGGCATACCGTTCTTTTGCAAAAACTTGCTACTTTTCAAAAATATGGTGCAAAAGTTTATTTTTTGATTGGTGATTTTACAGGAATGATTGGCGACCCAAGCGGCAAGAGTGAGACAAGGAAGCCATTAAGCAAAGAGCAAGTGTTGGCAAATGCAAAGACTTATGAGGAACAAGTAATAAAAGTCTTGGACGCAGACAAAATGGAAATTGTCTTTAATTCCGTATGGCTTGATAAACTCGGCACACGCGGTATGATTGAGCTTGCTGCAAAATTTTCGGTGGCTAGAATGTTGGAGAGAGATGATTTTGAAAAACGATTCAAAGCACAGAATCCTATTAGTATTGTAGAGTTTTTTTATCCGCTTTTGCAGGGTTATGATTCTGTGGCACTGAATTGTGATATTGAGTTTGGTGGCACAGACCAAAAGTTTAATTTGCTTATGGGCAGACATTTGCAACGCGCTTATGGATTAAACAAGGGACAATCTGTTGTTATGGTGCCGTTGCTTGAGGGATTAGATGGCGTGCATAAGATGAGCAAGAGTCTAGGGAATTATGTCGGAATCACACAAGAACCAAAGGAAATGTTTGGGAGGCTTTTGAGCATTTCAGATTCTTTAATGTGGAGATATTATGAACTATTAAGCACAAAAACACTTCAAGAGATAGAATTGCTAAAAGAGGGAGTAGCAAAGGGTAGTTTGCACCCAAAAGCAGTCAAAGAGGATTTGGCAGTAGAGATTATCACGCGTTATTATGATAAGGGTTGTGCTTTGAATGCAAAAGAGGAATTTGCAAAAGTTTTTGTAAAAGAGGAATTACCAAGTGAGATGCCAGAGTTTAAAAAACCTTGCGGCATTTGGATTGCGCAGCTCTTGAGCGAGTGCAATCTTTGCACATCTAATTCTGAAGCGTTGCGCCTTATCAAACAGGGAGGAGTGAAGCTGAATAGTCAGAAAGTTGAGGATTCTAAGATAAATTTAAATCAAGGTGAATATATTTTGCAAGTTGGCAAGCGTAAATTTGCTAAAATTATAATTCAATAA
- a CDS encoding DNA-directed RNA polymerase subunit omega encodes MRIEEIASKALEKVNGDRYLLSNILFMRIDELSRGAKPLVNKNVKADKLADIALLEVAEGKIGLDKIEESQN; translated from the coding sequence ATGAGAATTGAAGAAATCGCATCAAAAGCATTAGAAAAAGTCAATGGTGATAGATACTTGCTGTCAAATATTTTATTTATGAGAATTGATGAATTAAGTCGTGGAGCAAAACCTCTTGTAAATAAAAATGTTAAGGCAGATAAGCTTGCGGATATTGCTTTACTTGAAGTGGCAGAAGGTAAAATCGGTTTAGATAAAATTGAAGAATCGCAAAATTAA
- a CDS encoding bacteriocin — MKVLNDEEMKQVVGGARVTSNFIKHYGVMNNYGQNIYYTAYYPITLETYMDTLYINLVSSEVAAVEATYDFRTNKVSTSIVAINTKDYVNMRYLNTQAEIKDFNRVDSWIRQDKINIKYFK, encoded by the coding sequence GTGAAAGTTTTAAACGATGAGGAGATGAAGCAGGTTGTAGGGGGAGCACGTGTAACAAGCAATTTTATTAAACATTATGGTGTAATGAATAACTATGGACAAAACATATACTATACTGCATATTATCCTATTACATTAGAAACTTATATGGATACTCTTTATATTAATTTAGTATCCAGTGAAGTTGCAGCTGTGGAAGCGACTTATGACTTTAGAACAAATAAAGTCTCAACAAGCATTGTAGCCATTAATACAAAGGATTATGTCAATATGCGTTATCTGAATACTCAAGCGGAAATTAAAGATTTCAATCGGGTGGATTCTTGGATAAGACAAGATAAAATCAATATTAAATACTTTAAATAA
- a CDS encoding nitronate monooxygenase, giving the protein MLHTLKALKIGKYTIPLPIIQGGMGVGISWDNLAGNVSKCGALGIISCVGTGYYKRSAFVQKTIKHRPFDTMNFYSKESLMEIFKNARKICGENPLGANILYAINEYGRVVRDACEAGANMIITGAGLPTNMPEFTSNFPNVALIPIVSSAKALKILCKRWEGRYKRIPDAVIVEGPLSGGHQGVSYEDCFKPEHQLEAVVPEVIEESKKWGDIPIVAAGGIWDRKDIDKMLDLGASGVQMGTRFLGAKECDATYYNELMLRVKKEDIELIKSPVGYPARAVITGIVKGLREGRPPKIACVSNCVSPCHRGEEAKKVGYCIADGLGDGYLGDPINGLYFTGSNGYRIEKIQNVQEILDELSR; this is encoded by the coding sequence ATGCTACACACACTCAAAGCACTTAAAATTGGAAAATACACCATTCCTTTACCTATTATTCAAGGGGGAATGGGAGTTGGAATCAGTTGGGATAATCTCGCGGGTAATGTATCTAAATGTGGTGCGCTTGGCATTATTTCGTGTGTGGGAACAGGCTATTACAAAAGAAGTGCATTTGTGCAAAAAACGATTAAGCATAGACCTTTTGATACTATGAATTTTTATTCCAAAGAATCTCTCATGGAGATTTTTAAGAATGCGCGAAAAATTTGTGGCGAAAATCCTTTGGGTGCAAATATTCTTTATGCAATCAATGAATATGGGAGAGTGGTGCGTGATGCTTGCGAAGCGGGGGCAAATATGATTATTACAGGAGCGGGATTGCCTACAAATATGCCAGAATTTACGAGTAACTTTCCTAATGTTGCTTTGATTCCTATTGTTTCTTCCGCCAAAGCTTTAAAGATTTTGTGTAAGCGGTGGGAGGGACGTTATAAACGCATTCCTGATGCAGTGATTGTGGAAGGACCATTGAGCGGAGGACATCAAGGCGTGAGTTATGAGGATTGTTTTAAGCCCGAACATCAACTAGAGGCTGTCGTGCCTGAAGTCATTGAAGAAAGTAAGAAATGGGGGGATATTCCAATTGTTGCTGCAGGAGGAATCTGGGATAGAAAAGATATTGACAAAATGCTAGATTTGGGAGCAAGCGGAGTGCAAATGGGAACACGATTCTTGGGAGCTAAGGAGTGTGATGCTACATACTATAATGAACTTATGTTAAGAGTTAAAAAAGAAGACATTGAATTGATAAAATCTCCTGTGGGTTATCCTGCACGCGCTGTGATTACAGGTATTGTTAAAGGGTTACGTGAAGGGCGTCCTCCTAAAATTGCTTGTGTGAGTAATTGTGTAAGCCCTTGTCATAGGGGAGAAGAAGCAAAAAAGGTGGGATATTGTATTGCAGATGGTTTAGGAGATGGCTATCTAGGAGACCCCATTAATGGCTTGTATTTCACAGGTTCAAATGGTTATCGGATTGAGAAAATCCAAAACGTGCAAGAAATTTTAGATGAATTAAGCCGATGA
- the recO gene encoding recombination protein RecO, giving the protein MQGYILHTLRVREEDLLVRILTQSQLYTLYRFYGARHSVVHLGHKIDFSIQQDLREIGRLREPIHLGFIWERDTQKRYFWQQYLNLLNTHLRDISHLDSFYFEHLEEGTKRLEKENPKRAILNLYAKLLRFEGRGNTLQTCLICEQPLQDKIILGRGLVRGHKDCMQGAVFEQAHITQWLSLRGEFLEEAEVDNLWNLLMQGL; this is encoded by the coding sequence TTGCAAGGCTATATTCTACATACTTTGCGTGTGCGTGAGGAAGATTTGCTCGTTAGAATCCTGACACAAAGCCAACTTTACACCCTTTATAGATTCTATGGTGCGCGCCATAGTGTCGTGCATTTGGGACACAAGATTGACTTTTCTATACAACAAGACTTGCGTGAAATTGGCAGACTAAGAGAGCCAATCCATTTAGGTTTCATTTGGGAGCGGGACACGCAAAAACGCTATTTTTGGCAACAATACCTCAACCTCTTAAATACGCATTTAAGAGATATTTCTCATCTAGATTCCTTTTATTTTGAGCATTTAGAAGAAGGGACAAAACGACTAGAAAAAGAGAATCCCAAACGCGCAATTCTTAATTTATACGCTAAACTCTTGCGCTTTGAAGGCAGAGGAAATACCTTGCAAACTTGCCTCATTTGCGAGCAACCCCTGCAAGATAAAATCATCTTAGGGCGCGGATTGGTTCGCGGACACAAAGATTGTATGCAAGGTGCGGTATTTGAGCAAGCACACATTACACAATGGCTTTCTTTACGCGGAGAGTTCTTAGAAGAAGCTGAGGTAGATAATCTGTGGAATCTCTTAATGCAAGGTCTCTAA